AATCACCATATTGCTCTGCCATTTTGTTATAAGCCTCGTCGACTTCTTTCGCAGTCACTTTGTCACCATACTGCTCTTCAAATACATTACTAATAATCATTGACAATAGAACTTGTTGAGCTTGAGAGTTTGTTTTTACCTTCTCATAAAACTCAGACACAGTAATCGTGTTGCCTTTCATCGTAATGATATCTTTATCAGCTGCATTGGAACAAGCAGCGAGTGTTACCGCAGCAAAGAGTGTTACTGCTCCCGCGAGAATTTTTTTAGTTTGCTTCATTTAAAGACTCTCTCCTTTTTTTCGTTAACCCTTTCATTATAACACAAAAGCTTAAAAACTTCTTAAATTTCTGTATGTTTTAAGTCAACATTTTCCCTATTTTTTCTCAACATAAGGAGACCGTCACTCATGGAAACAAGACTAGCAGTCACATCTGGATTATCCAAAGTCGCATCGAATAAACGTTGCAATCCTTTGTAAATAGTGCGCTGCCCTCTTCTGACATCCTTGATGTCCTTGGCAACATCTCCTCCTTGGAAGATGTCATCCAAAATGATTAAACCGCCTACTTTGACCTTTTTCAAGACTTCTGGTAAAAATACAATATATTTTGATTTAGCAGAATCCATGAAAACAAAATCATATGTGTTATCTGGTAAAGTCGGAAGAATATCCATGGCTTCCCCTTCCAGCAATTCAATCTGCTGGCGCTGATCATATTTGGCAAAGTTTTCCTTTGCAAAGCCAATCATTTCTTCATTTCGATCAATCGTTGTAATCTTCGAATGCGGGCTATTATCAGCCATCAGTAACGCAGAGAAGCCAATAGCAGTTCCAATTTCTAAAATACGTTTAGGTTGGAGTGTCTGCATTAGTAAGCGGAAATAGGCTACCGTTTCATGAGGGATGACTGGAATATTTTCTTGACGAGCAAACTCTTCCAGTTCTTTCAAAAAACCTGTATTTTGCGCCTGACGTGTTCGCATAAAATCCACAATTTCTTCCTTGACAACTGGACGGCGCATATTGTGATTTGCGTTTTTACTATATGATTCGACCATAGAATCCATTATATCATAAGCCGACAAGATTTTCTTCCTCAACACACTAAAAGGTAGGTTTCCCCACCTTTTCTTTACATATTTTTGGCGTAATCAATTCGATACCCTAAATTTCCAGCTAGTTCTTGAAGTCGAACAAAAGTCGCTTGCTTACTGAAAAAGAGATAGTAACTATCCGTGTCCATATCCACTGCCCCTAGACAAAAGTTTTCATCAAGATATTTGCTATCAACGACTCTTGCCCATTCTGAAATAGAGGCAGCTGGATTTAATCCATCTGAATCCAATTTGAGAGAAATCCCTGCATTGCGGACTTGATGAAGACGGTCAAAAAAGTAGATAAAATCTTCAAGATTATCCTTATAATCACGCACACAAATATAATTAAAATGCTCTAGTAATTTTATCAAGATTAACCAAAGATTTTCCTTTTCAGACTCCCCAACACGGTCCAAGAAATCATCGAATGAATCTGGTTCTAGGATGCGTTCGATAGAGTCTAGAATCTGATTCGGATCACTAGCAAAAACCACATCTCTAAGTTGGAGAAATAGCTCCCTGTCACCATTTGACATGAGGTCCGCCAGTTCAAAAATGTCCTGTAGCTGTTCTTCCGTTAACATAATACCTCCATTATGAATTTGAAAAATCCCATCTTATATGCGGTGCTACTTGCTCTAAAAAATGGTAAATATCATTAAAATCTGCACCATCAAGCTTATTCAAATTGACGACTGCAAGTAGTGCTCCCTTATTTCCTACGATTCGCAAACGTTTCGACTGATAGCCACGATAGACAGGAGAAACGATGTATCGAATCTCCGCAATCTCTTCTAACGAATGGCGCTGATAGTCTCCTCCTGCTCTGCTTTGATATTCTAAATACTCCTCATTCAAGACAAAGACAGCTCCCTGTTTGCGCAAGAAATAAGCATATAATGCTGACGGAATATTCAGCAATAAATAACACAATCCTGAAACCACTGCTGGTTCCGGCTTTGTCATTAAGCCAATTCCAATCAAGACCAAACCAATACTGACTGCAACTGGTACCACAATCGAACGTTTATAGGAAATCATATTAGAGGTGCACACCTTTCTCAACGAGAGCTTCTAATTCTTCCAAACGAGCTTCAAATACCTTGAAAGCATCGTTGAGGTAATCTTCCTTGGTCATGTCTACACCAGCTTTTGCAATGACATTGAGTGAGTAGTCTGAGCTACCAGCCTTCAAGTAGTTAAGATAGTTTTCTTTGTCTTCTGGACTACCATTGACAATTTTGTTTGCAAGAGCTGATGCTGCCGCAAAACCTGTCGCATATTGATAGACATAGAAATTGTAATAGAAGTGTGGAATGCGAGCCCACTCAAACTGGATTTCTGGATTTTCTTCTGCAGAAAGTCCGTAGTATTTCTCGTTTGTCTGACCGTACAATTCATTGAGGAAATCAGCCGTCAAGACTTGACCTTCCTGGTCTGCCTTATAGATAGCCTGTTCAAACTCGGCAAATTGGGTCTGGCGGAAGACTGTACCACGGAAACCATCTAGATAGTGATTGAGAATAGCAAAGCGTTCCTTGTCATCTTCTACTTCTGCCAAGAGTTTTTCTGTCAAAAGATTTTCATTGGTCGTTGAAGCAATTTCAGCCAAGAATAGGGAATAATGTCCATAGACATAGGGTTGAGTCTTACGAGTCAACATAGAATGGAGAGAATGCCCTGTTTCATGGATAAGAGTGTACATGTTATCCAAGTTATCCTGCCAGTTGAGAAGCATGAAGGCGTTGGTGTCGTAAGCACCTCCTGAGTATGCTCCTGAGCGTTTTCCTTCATTAACGTGGACATCAATCCAGCGGTTTTCGAAGGCTTCTTTTACAATAGCCGAATAATCCTCACCGAAAATTTCCAAGGTTTCTTGGCATTTCTTGAGTGCATCTTCATAAGAAATCTTGGTACTGAAATCTGACAATGGCGTGTACATATCATACATCTTCAAGTCATCAATACCCAAGAGTTTCTTACGCAAATTGATATAACGGTGCAAGAGCGGAAGGTGCTTGTTGACTGCCGCTACCAATGTATCGTAAACGGATTCTGGAATGAAATTAGCTGCAAGTGATGCGTGACGGGCTGAATCGTACTTCCGCAAACGAGCTTTCAGGTTATTGACCTTGACATTAGACTGCAAAGTCTTAGCATAGGTATGCTGGAACTGCTCGTAGGTACCGTACATAGCCTCATATGCTTCTTGGCGGACGTCACGGTTTTTAGACTCCATAAAGTGAATGTAGTTACCGTGTGAAAGGGGCACCAAGTGACCGTCCTCATCTGCGATTTCTGGGAAACGCAGGCTGGCATTGTCCAAGACTGAGAAGGTTTCAGCAGGTGATTCGAAAATCTCGCTGGTCGCTGCCAATACTTCTTCCACCTCTTGTGACAGGACATGGTCCTTAGCCGCTAAAAGTTTTTCAAATTGGTGGCTGTACTGAACAAGAGCTGGCTCCTCTGCCTTAAAGGCCTCCAACTGCTCTTCAGTAATGGCCATAAACTCAGGCTCATAGAAGGCAAAAGCCTGTGAAAAGACCGAATACAAGCCCATGGCTTTAGCTTGAAATTCCTGGTATTTGCCTTCACGAGTATCTTGGTCGTTCTTCATAGACGCATAGACATAGAGTTTTTCAATGCGACGCATAAGACCAAGTTGCGTTTCGCTGATTGTCAAAAGGCTCTTCGCTGAGTCGAGCAAGTGACCTGCAAATTCTTTTGTTTTTTCAGTTTCAGCTTGTAAATCTGCAAGTTCTGCTTCCCAGGCTTCATCTGTTGGGAAAATAGTGGTCAAGTCCCACTGGTATTTTTCTTCAATTTCGTAACGTTGTTTAGACATAATTAATCCTCCGTATCCTTTATTCTAACATAAAAAATCCCCTCTTTCCATAGGAAAGTGAGGGCTTATTGGTTACTATTCAACTGGAAAATAGTTTTTGGCATTCGCTATAGCAAGTCGCCACTAGGATAATAAAGTCTACAACCCTCACCAACAGTAGCATGACTAACATAAAATAACGAACATATTTTCAAAAGCAATATATACACCTCCATCAGCTATCTCTATTTACATTGGTTTTCTATAAATTATAGGTGGATATAGAACCTGTTTCTGCTTGTCTTCAATACTGTCGTAATGCTGGTCAAAATCCTGATAAACTAGGGTTAAATCTTTTTGTATTTGGGCAAAGCCAATGGCAGAGCGGGGTAGACGGATGTGGGGATACCATTCTTCTGCCGTCTTGGTTAGTAGATTTTCACCACGACCATAGGCTTCCGCCTGTAGGGCTAACCAATTGGGAGTTCTGTAATACAGCTGACGAGCAATGTAGCGAGGCAAATCCCTATCTAACGGGCAAGTAAGATGCGATAAAGCTTGCTTGGCAAATGGTAGACGCAATATTTCCAATAAATTTCCCTCGCCAAATGGAAAAACCTTTGTCAGACAGTGGACCTTACCTCGTAAGTCTTCATGAATAAGGTAACGAAGACGCAATTCTTTTTTCTCATCATCCAATTCCCAGAGGTGAAAACCCATGTTCATACTAAAAGAGAGGAATTGCTTGTGTAATTTGCTTAATCTTTCTTTTAACCATAGGCCTTTTCCCAACAGCCAGAGAACCTGAAGACCAGCTTCATGATAGGCTTGCGTCCTCACCTGCAAACGAGAAATGGGTAGACTGGAACACTGTACTTCCAAGGCTAAACGATCATTGACAAATAAATCAGCGACCTGCCCTATACTAGGCAGGCATTTTTCAAGTTCAACTTGTTCGGCATTGATTAACCAACTGTACAGACAAGACTTAAGGGACAGGTGCTGGGCCGACTCATTCTCGGAAAAGTAGTGGCAGTCCCGCAGGGTTACATGGGCAAAGTGCGAACGCAGAACTTTTCCGGATTTGTATCGGACCAGCCCTCCACAACCTGGACAAGAATAGCTACCTTGCGGCGCAGGATTTTCCAAGACATTAAAAACTTGTCCATCTTCATCAAGTGCAACTAACATAAAACCTCCTCTCTTTATTAGTTCGCAAAAAAACACCCAGCTATGCTGAGTGTTTGAATTTTCTTACCCAATCTGACTGCCGTTTGGCACAGATGGATCGACTGTTAAGAGTGTTAAATTGTCACCATGTTCGGCTGAGAGGATCATGCCCTGGCTGAGCAAGCCCATCATCTTACGTGGCTTAAGGTTGGCAACGATTTGGACTTTCTTACCGACCAACTCCTGCTCATTTGGATAGTACTTGGCGATACCAGACAGGATTTGACGGTCCTGACCATCACCTGCGTCCAGACGGAACTTGAGCAGCTTGTCAGAGCCCTCCACCTTGGCTACTTCCTTGACTTCGGCCACGCGGATTTCCACCTTGTCAAAGTCCTCGAACTTGATCGCGGCCTTCTCGTTTTTGAGTTCCACGTCAGCTGGATTCCACTCTTTTTCTTCCTCTGGGGAAATAGCAGAGCTACCACCCATTTGGGCTTGGATATAGGCGATTTCCTCTTCCATATCCAGACGTGGGAAGATAGGCGTACCTTTTGCAACCACTGTCAAACCAGCTGGAAGACCTGCAAAGTCAAGGTTTTCAAGGTCAAATGCTGTTCCCAAACCAAGCTGTTCCATAATGGCATTTGAAGTGGTCATCATGAATGGCTGAATGAGGTGCGCCACCACACGCAGACCTGCTGTTAAGTGAGCCATGACTGCTGCCAACTTGTCACGGTCCGCTTCGTCCTTAGCCAAGACCCAAGGTGCAGTTTCATCGATGTACTTGTTGGTACGGGAGATGATATTCCAAACAGCTTCCAAGGCGCGTGGGTAGTCAACAGCTTCCATATACTTGTGGTAGCTTGCCAAGTTGTCAGCTACAACTGCCGCCAAGTCCGCATCAAAATCTGTCACGTTGGCAACAAAAGTTGGTACCTGACCACCGAAATACTTGTTAATCATAGCAACTGTACGGTTGAGCAAGTTTCCAAGGTCGTTGGCCAGTTCGTAGTTAATACGACCAACGTAATCTTCTGGTGTGAAGGTTCCGTCAGAGCCAACTGGCAGACTACGCATGAGGTAGTAACGCAGTGGATCCAAGCCGAAACGCTCGACCAACATCTCTGGATAGACCACATTGCCCTTAGACTTAGACATCTTGCCATCTTTCATGACAAACCAGCCATGAGCAACCAAGCGGTCTGGCAACTTCATATCCAACATCATGAGCATGATTGGCCAGTAAATGGAGTGGAAACGAAGAATGTCCTTGCCAACCATGTGGTAAACTGTTCCATTCCAGAACTTGTCATAGTTGGCTGTTTCTTCCTGACCATAGCCCAAGGCAGTTGCGTAGTTGAGTAGGGCATCAATCCAGACATAGACAACATGCTTTGGATTGGACGGTACGGGCACGCCCCAGGTAAATGAAGTACGCGATACGGCCAAATCTTCCAAGCCTGGCTCGATGAAGTTTTTCATGATTTCATTGAGGCGGCCGTCTGGCTGGATAAAGTCTGGATGAGCATTGAAGAACTCGACCAACTTATCCTGATACTTGCTGAGGCGGAGGAAGTAGGACTCTTCTGACACCCAGGCAACCTCGTGACCGCTAGGAGCGATACCGCCTGTTACCTTGCCGTTTTCATCTCGGAAGACCTCTTCTAATTGGCTCTCGGTGAAGAATTCCTCGTCCGATACGGAGTACCAACCAGAATACTCTCCCAAGTAAATGTCGTCCTGCGCCAGCAATTTTTCAAAAACAGCCGCCACCACTTCCTCGTGGTAATCATCAGTCGTGCGGATAAATTTGTCGTAAGAGATGTCCAGCAAGTTCCAGAGTTCCTTAACGCCAACCGCCATGCCGTCAACGTAGGCTTGCGGAGTCAAACCTGCCTCTTTTGCCTTCTCCTCAATCTTCTGGCCATGCTCATCCAGCCCTGTCAGATAGAAGACCTCATGCCCCATAAGGCGTTTGTAACGAGCCAATACATCGCAGGCAATGGTTGTGTAGGCCGACCCGATGTGAAGTTTTCCAGACGGATAATAAATCGGTGTGGTAATGTAAAACGGTGTTTTTGTCATGTTTTTTTCCTTTCAAATTCAGAGCAAATGAAACCCTGTTATTGACAACATCCTATTTTATCATATTTTCAGCTAAATCACAAAGCGGTTCTAAATACAAGCCAAGTCGAAAGCTAATGTCTATCTTCTCTATAAAATTATAGTTTTGTTCTTGTCAATTGACGAAGAGCGAAAAACCGGTACCAGTTTGGAACTGTTTCCGGTGTTCTTATACAATATTGAGCTGTTCAAATACATTTTTCAAATCAGCTATCATTTCTCGATGAAAATCTAAATAATAGGTTTTCTGGTCAGAATCTGGTAATTTTTCAATATCAACTAAGATTGCTTGATAACGATGGAGAATTTTCTTACCAGCTTCTTTATCTATCTCGTCAATTTTACCAATACCTGCTGCTATTTCATCCAAACTGTCATATTTTGCAAGTACATCCTCTGTCCACTCACGCTTATCTTTGTTAAGTGTGACAATCTTTTCTGTCAGCCAGTCTTCATAACTTTCCTCTTCTGTCACTAGTGACTGGCTCGCAGTAGACTTAGACACTTGGGCAATTCTGCTTGAACGAAGGTAATTCCGATAAAACCAGACTGCAAATAGGATGGCTAGAATGATATTGACCGGGAAAACAAAGCTAAGGGCGAAGAGCACGGTCAGCCACAAAATCAACTTCACATTTCTTGCGTTTTTCTCTGCTCTCCTGTTCTTCTCTTCCCAATCATCCAATATAGACTGGGCTTGGGCAGTATAGGTTTCAACCAATTTTGCCAGCCGTAACTTTTTTTCTAGGTCATCTTCTAGTTCCATTGCCAGATAGGCTTGGTTGGCACGAGCCTTGGCTGCCTCATAGGTCTGGACAGTCGCCAAATATTCCGCACTGCTATTCATCTGATGAAGGATACGATTTGTTTCCCCTTTAATAAAAGTCCGATCTCTTGATGTTAATTTACGGTAAGGCATTGATTTGCTCCCTAAAAATTAGTTGTGTGCCATAATATACTAATTACTATAGAAGACGGTCATCAGATATACATTTTCTTCCTACCTCCTCACCCTCCTCTCCATCTCCTCCATATCATAGTCAAAAAGGAGGTCATGGTAGTCTGTAAAGAGCTCCAAACGTTTATCATCATCTAAAATAGCAATATCAACTCCCCGATCATCGTAGCAATGATAGATGATATTGTCCTGACTAGATAGGAAGAGAACGGAACTTGATAGATAGTTAAAACCTCCATGGTCGGCTTTGACAATCTCCCTCAACAAAGCCTTCAGGTCCTGGTCGGTAACTGGAAAGAGATAGCGCTCAAAGACTAGCACATCTCCCGTCAAATCCTCCACTTCTATCAACTCAGGCTCAGGAAGCTTGTCGAAGTTAAATTTCGATGAAAAATGCCAGAGGTAGGTGTCTATATCCCTATCTTCCTGTCGAAGGAGCGAAAGGAGCACATAGTCGTATTCTGAACTAGCCTGCTCAAAAAGTTCTACTGCACGTGCATAGGCTCTTTCAAGATAGATTGCTCTTGATAATTCTTCTGCTTCGTCTGCAGGCCCGATTTCAAATCTAAGAGCAAGAGGTGTGCCATAAAAGAATGGGCCCACTAGTCGATTATCTTTCAGTTGAAAGGACTTCAGCCATTGATTCAATTCCATATACTATTCTCCTTATATAGCTTTGTACTATTCTACCATATACTAGGAAATTAGGTCTAGTCTTATTTGGAAAAATGTGATAGAATAGTGAACTAGTAAAGTATCTAGTAAAAGGAGGTCCTATGAAAACCGAATTTATCAATGAGAAGGCTCAATCAGCTTTCAATCTCAACATCGTCACCTCTCCTATTGTAGCTATTATTTTGTTGCTAGTAGGAGATTCACTAGGAGCTGTTATTTTCACTCCAATAAGCTTTTTACTCCCATTTAGCGAGACCCTTTCTGTAAGTTTTGAACTATTCGCTTTCGCTTTTATCAGCCTGATGGTCATTTTATGGGCACGGTATATTGAAAAAAGCCCGTGGGTAGGACTTGGTTTTACTAAAAAAGGTGCGGGAAAAGATTTTCTACTCGGGTGGGGAATCGGAGCTGCAATGCTGACCACTTGTACACTCATCATGTGGGGATTAGGCGCGATTGAATTTACAAGCATCCAGTTCTCTACAAAATTAGTCGGAGAATTTATTATCCTTATCCTTGCCTGGTCTATCCAAGGTACGACAGAAGAAATTCTAACAAGAGGATGGATGTTCTCATCACTTTCCGCTAGACACAATATTCCTATCGGTATCATTGTTTCTTCCCTCTTCTTCACATTTCTCCACCTCGGAAACAATGCTATTTCACTCATTCCAATTTTGGATTTAACCCTATTTGCCGTTCTTGCCTGCCTCATTATGCTCAAAACTGGCAACATTTGGGTGATTGGTGGCTTACACGCTGCGTGGAACTGTTTCCAAGGGAATGTTTTTGCTTTCCCAGTCAGTGGCTCCGATGCTGGTCAAGCCTTTATTCAAATCGGTATCACTGGTCCTGAGTGGCTATCTGGTGGAAAGTTTGGCGTAGAGGGCTCCGTCATCAGCTTGCTTGTCCAAGAAATAATGATTTCCTGGTTGGTTTACGATCTCTATTTCAAGCCCAAAACAAACTCCCTATAATCATAAAAGACTGTTAGCTACTCTACAGCTGACAGTCTTTGTTTTTTCAATTTTTCGTAGAAAATAGTCCTAGATAAATGATAGTAAGGAGTCACAAAAAAAGATAACAGATGAAGGGTCAATAATTCTCCAATAAACCAACCTAAAAAGGATAAATCTAACCAGATACGTTGCCAATAGTTCCCTTTCATCAAGAAACGACTTTCCCTAAATACAGCCAGGGGACCAGTATAACTAGCATTATCCAAATGGTCATACAAGACAAAAACAACCTGTGAGTAGGTATAGTAGACAACAAGGTAACTAATCATTCCTAGCAGGAAAATCGGAGCCCCTATCTTCATTAATTGACTAGGCTGATGAACTGCCAGCTCTGCCATTGCCCCCGGAGATAAGACCATCAAACTACTCATTGTGAAGCCTTTAATAAATAAAGCAGCCCCTAGATTAGCTGGAAGTCCAGCTATAAAAAGAAGCAAATAATAATAAAGAAAAGTGGTACAGATAGGCTTCTTCCATTCTGTCTTTAGAAAGGAAAAACTATCTTTTAAAGAAAACTCCTGTCTATCCCCTCTCAACAATTCCAATAAATGAAAACAGGACAGACCGATGAACAGCTGTAACAACAGAGCGAAGCCTAACTCACCTAAATAGGTCAACCTGATCGAAGAAACCAATCGCCCTTCCACAAAAGCACTGTTTTGACGGAGCTCTAGAAATGTCAGTAGGCGAAAAATTGTTACTGGTACAGCATAAACAATAGATAGCAAAATGGAGGGCAAAAATAGTAGTGTTGTACCTCTTGTCCGCTCGCGAGTCATCATCGCTCTTGATACTATATCACTCGTCATCATCACAATTCCCCTCCAATTTTCTCTCCTTATTTATAAAGTCACGTCGCAAATATTCTATCAACATCGGACTACTTTACCATCCTACTATTAGTATAAAACTTTATCCATTAATTTTCCAGAACATCTCTTAAAAACAGGAAAATCCCTCCAAAATACGAAGGGATTCCTAATAATTTGTTATCTCCATACTCCCTAGGCTACTGTGGAAGAGATAACTGATTTATAAGTTGAAAACACCAATGGATTCTTGGCCTTCAAATCTTCATAAAATATAGTCTGACAAGTCCAATAGTATGGATATACGTAAAGTCCCAAAAACCCAAACGTCAAAAGAACTCCAATAAACCAGCCAACAAAAGATAAATCCAAGAGGAAACGGCGCCATTTATTCCCCTTCATCAACTGCCAGCTCTGACTGAAGAGTTTAAATGGTGAAGAATAGGTATTGTTTTCCAAATAATCATAGAGAAGAAAAGAGACCTGACTGAGCCCATATCCTACGAATAAACTACAAATAATCCCTACACATACCAGTATTAATCCTGTTTGAAAATAAGACGAACTGAAAAAAGCTGAAAAATCAGGCTGATAATCAATAGGAGCACCAAAGATGACAATAGTACTATAGAAAGCTAAACCTATCAATATCATTCCAAGAACAGCAGGGAAACTTGCTAAATACAAGACCAGCATTTTCAATAATGTCGTACTAAAAACTGGTAAAAAATTTTTCCCATCTAGTAAAGTGAAACACTCCGTAAAGCTAACCTTGGTTCTTTGCTTTCTCACCAGTCTTATTAGTTGAAAACAAGCTGTCACAATTAAACATTGTGCAATAAAATCAAATATGATTGACGGGCCAACAGAAATAAAATGATGAGTCCAAGTAACACCATCTTTCACAATAGTTGTGCCCCAGGAGAAAGTACCAGTTTGCCCCCAGATTTGTTTCAAGCCAAATTCTGCCACTCCTGACAGAAAAGAAATCAAAACAGGTGCCAAAAACAAGGTTATCATCCCATCTGTTTGTTCACGAATAACCGTTGCTTTAGCTCGAATATCGCTATTAGACATTGCGTTTTCCCTTCCATATATTTGTATCGTTATATATATTATACTATTTTATTTTTAAGTTTTCCATTATTTCTATAAAAAAATTGTACAAAAAATCCCTTCAAATAAAGAAGGGAAATCTATTATTTTGCTTCCGAATGACGATAGCCATAACAGAAGTAAATCAAAATTCCAACGACCAAGGATACTCCGAATGCTAACCAAGTATCTAAACTATACTGGAACATAAATGAAAGACAAATAATAATTGAGAGGATAGGTAACAAGGGAACAAGAGGTGTTTTAAATTGTCCATCTTTTGGCAAACCTTCGACTTGACGCAGACGAATAATACCCAACGCCAGCATGATCAAATAAGCTAAGGTACAGATATTGAGGAAGGAAGCAATACTTGCTAGTGGGAAAATACCTGCACAAATGGCTGCAAAAATCCCCACAAGAATGGTCGCATTCTTAGGAACCTTGCTTGTTTGTGTTAATCGACTCAATGATTTCGGTAGCAAACCATCACGACTGATGGAATAGACCATTCTCGACAAGGCGTAGGTCATCGAAATACATACTGTAATCAATGTTAGGATTGCTACAATAGAAATATAACTCGCTGCCCAATCCAATCCAACTTCTCGAAGTGCAAAAGCTACCGCATCTGCCACATTCAACTTAGTATAGTGAACCATACCAGTCAATACTAATGTCACTACAATATAAAGAATTGTTACAATGGATAGAGACAACACGATTCCCTTTGGTACATTCTTCTCAGGTTTTTTCACCTCATCAATCGCTAATGAAATAGACTCAAATCCCAGGAAGGCAAAGAACATGAGAGACGCTCCCGCCATAATTCCTGCCTGTCCACCATAAATGGCACCAAAACCAAAAGGAGAGAAGTTCGACCAGTTTTCTGGTTTGATAAAGAATAACCCTACTAAAATAAATAAAGCCAACGCTGAAAATTTCAAAACTACCAAGGCTGAATTGAAACGAAGAGCTGCCTTAGAATTAAGCAAGACCACTCCTACCACAAAAATCAAGACGAGAACTGGTAAGAGGTCTACATAGGTACCTGCAGCGGGGTTAAAAGTTCCATTCAGAGCTGTCGGCATAGCGATACCAAAATTAGCCAGGAGTCCTTTCAAATAAGCTCCCCAACCAGATGCAACACTCGATACAGCAGTCAAGAATTCCATGATTGTCAGCCAGCCAGCAATCCAGGCAGGAAATTCACCAAAAACCGAGTAGAGATAACCATAGGCACCACCGTTAGTCGGTATACGCGAGGCAAATTCTGCGTAAAACAAGGCTGTTAGTCCGACTGAAATTGCTGCAATAACAATTGAGATGATCAGAGCTGGCCCTGCATACTGGGCTGCTGCCAAACCAGTTACCGTAAAGATACCTGTTCCAACCATCGAACCGATACCTAAAAATATCAAATCAACTAAGCCTAAATGCCGACGCATTTGACTATGGCGACCGACTGCTTGTTTTTTTCTAAATAAACTCACAAAATACTCCTTCAGAATAAGAATAGGGATACTCGACAGAACAAGCTACGGATTCCTGTCAAAGAACCACAACGCCCCATTATACCATAAGTTGAAATATTTCGCATGGGTGACGACAAGCAAAAGAGCAAGGCTTTTCTACCTCACTCTTTCTTATGATTATTCTGGATTAACCTTAAAGTTTTTAAGATAATTTTTCTTATCTAACTGACCGCTAAAGTGATCTCCTACCTTGATAAATGGTAATCGATCTGTACTATCTTCCGTTGCTTTGACTTTGTAAATCTTGCCCTCAGACTCAATATAGTAGATTGTCGCACCGCCAATTATTTGACTCGCTAAAGCTTCTACTTTTCCACTGATAACCTCAGTCTGTTCACCAACTTCTCCATTTTCAGTCACCGTCAATCCTGAAAGGCTAGAAGCATCCGTTCCTGTGACTTGAGAAATTAAGAGCGCAATATCGTTGTTAACAGTAACCTGTTGATAATCTTCGGCATCAACAAGAGCGTATGATTTAACCAAGCCGGCATCATCTTTCAAGGATACTAAA
This region of Streptococcus suis genomic DNA includes:
- a CDS encoding competence protein CoiA produces the protein MLVALDEDGQVFNVLENPAPQGSYSCPGCGGLVRYKSGKVLRSHFAHVTLRDCHYFSENESAQHLSLKSCLYSWLINAEQVELEKCLPSIGQVADLFVNDRLALEVQCSSLPISRLQVRTQAYHEAGLQVLWLLGKGLWLKERLSKLHKQFLSFSMNMGFHLWELDDEKKELRLRYLIHEDLRGKVHCLTKVFPFGEGNLLEILRLPFAKQALSHLTCPLDRDLPRYIARQLYYRTPNWLALQAEAYGRGENLLTKTAEEWYPHIRLPRSAIGFAQIQKDLTLVYQDFDQHYDSIEDKQKQVLYPPIIYRKPM
- a CDS encoding membrane protein, yielding MISYKRSIVVPVAVSIGLVLIGIGLMTKPEPAVVSGLCYLLLNIPSALYAYFLRKQGAVFVLNEEYLEYQSRAGGDYQRHSLEEIAEIRYIVSPVYRGYQSKRLRIVGNKGALLAVVNLNKLDGADFNDIYHFLEQVAPHIRWDFSNS
- the pepF gene encoding oligoendopeptidase F, with product MSKQRYEIEEKYQWDLTTIFPTDEAWEAELADLQAETEKTKEFAGHLLDSAKSLLTISETQLGLMRRIEKLYVYASMKNDQDTREGKYQEFQAKAMGLYSVFSQAFAFYEPEFMAITEEQLEAFKAEEPALVQYSHQFEKLLAAKDHVLSQEVEEVLAATSEIFESPAETFSVLDNASLRFPEIADEDGHLVPLSHGNYIHFMESKNRDVRQEAYEAMYGTYEQFQHTYAKTLQSNVKVNNLKARLRKYDSARHASLAANFIPESVYDTLVAAVNKHLPLLHRYINLRKKLLGIDDLKMYDMYTPLSDFSTKISYEDALKKCQETLEIFGEDYSAIVKEAFENRWIDVHVNEGKRSGAYSGGAYDTNAFMLLNWQDNLDNMYTLIHETGHSLHSMLTRKTQPYVYGHYSLFLAEIASTTNENLLTEKLLAEVEDDKERFAILNHYLDGFRGTVFRQTQFAEFEQAIYKADQEGQVLTADFLNELYGQTNEKYYGLSAEENPEIQFEWARIPHFYYNFYVYQYATGFAAASALANKIVNGSPEDKENYLNYLKAGSSDYSLNVIAKAGVDMTKEDYLNDAFKVFEARLEELEALVEKGVHL
- a CDS encoding DUF6630 family protein; amino-acid sequence: MLTEEQLQDIFELADLMSNGDRELFLQLRDVVFASDPNQILDSIERILEPDSFDDFLDRVGESEKENLWLILIKLLEHFNYICVRDYKDNLEDFIYFFDRLHQVRNAGISLKLDSDGLNPAASISEWARVVDSKYLDENFCLGAVDMDTDSYYLFFSKQATFVRLQELAGNLGYRIDYAKNM
- a CDS encoding O-methyltransferase — its product is MVESYSKNANHNMRRPVVKEEIVDFMRTRQAQNTGFLKELEEFARQENIPVIPHETVAYFRLLMQTLQPKRILEIGTAIGFSALLMADNSPHSKITTIDRNEEMIGFAKENFAKYDQRQQIELLEGEAMDILPTLPDNTYDFVFMDSAKSKYIVFLPEVLKKVKVGGLIILDDIFQGGDVAKDIKDVRRGQRTIYKGLQRLFDATLDNPDVTASLVSMSDGLLMLRKNRENVDLKHTEI